The Candidatus Methylomirabilota bacterium genome includes the window GGCGCGCTCGGCCCCCCGCGCCGGCGGCAGCGGGGGTGCGTCGTCGGGGCCGCGCAAGCGGTCCGCCTGGCGCACCTCCACCGAATCCTCCACGCCAAAGCTCAGCGCGCCTGGAAGCATCGGGTTGGAGACATCGAGCGACAGGTACACCGCGACGAGCAGCGCCAGCCGGGACAGGTTCATCCCGGGCATTGTACGCTGCTCCCGGGTCGGAGTCAGCCGGGCCGGGTCGTCCCGGTCGCGCCCCTCCCCGGAGCTACTTCGCCACGAACGCGCGCAGCATCCAGGCCATCTTCTCGTGCTTCTCCATCAAGCCGGTGAGGAAGTCATTGGTGCCCGCGTCCCCGTGCTTGTCCATGACGGCGACCAGGTCGGCCCGGAGCTGCCGGATGACCGTCTCGTGGTCGGCCAGGAGGTCGCCGAGCATCCCCCGGGCGTCCGGATACTCCCCGGGGCGCTCCCGCAGCCGGGTCGTCTTGACGAATTCGGCCAGCGTGCCCACGGCCTTGCCGCCCAGGGACGTGGCGCGCTCGGCCACCTCGTCCACGATGTCGTTCAGCTCCTCGTATTGAGCCTCGAAGAACTTGTGCAGATCGTTGAACTGCGGGCCGACGACGTTCCAGTGATAGTTCCGCGTCTTGGTGTAGAGCACGTACTCGTCGGCGAGCACGGCATTGAGGACGGTGACGACGGCGTCACGCTTGTCGTTGGGAATGCCGATGTTGACGTTCATGGCTGCCTCCGATCTCTTGGATGTCCACCAGCGGCCGCGGGATTCCGCCATGTTAGACTCACGGGCACCCGGGCGCCCCCGGCGCCCGGGGGACCAATGATGCCATGAAGCTTCCGGCGCGCGTGGTGATCTGCGAGGTGGGGCCTCGGGACGGCTTCCAGATCGAGCCGGACTGGATCCCGACCGAGCACAAGGTCGAGGCGGTCGATCTCCTCTCGGCCGCCGGGCTGCCCCGTATCGAAGTGACCTCGTTCGTGCATCCCAAGGTCGTCCCCCAGCTCCGCGACGCCGAGGCCGTGATGGCCGCCATTCGGCGGCGTCCAGGCACCCGCTACGCGGCCCTGGTCCCCAACGACAAAGGGGCCGTGCGCGCCATCGACGCGGGCGTCGACGAGCTACACACCGTCGTCTCGGCCAGCGAGAGCCACAATCTGGCCAACGTCAACATGACCATCGCCGAGTCCCTGGCGAAGCTGGAGGCGGTCATGCAGGTCGCCCGGCGGGCGGGCGTCCCCGTGGGCTGCGGGATCTCCACATCGTTCGGGTGTCCCTTCGAGGGCGAGGTGCCGCTGGCCCGGCTGGAGGGCATCGTGCGCCGTCTGGTCGATCTCGGGGCGCGCGCCATCGCGCTGGCCGACACCACCGGCATGGCCAACCCCCGGCAGGTCCAACGGACGTTGGAGCGCCTGATGCCGCGGTTCGCGGGCATCGAGTGGGTCCTGCACACGCACGACACGCGGGCCATGGCCATCGCCAACATCCTGGCCGCGATGGAGTGCGGCGTGACCGCGTTCGACGCCTCCATCGGCGGCCTGGGCGGCTGCCCGTTCGCTCCCGGGGCCTCCGGCAACGTGTGCACCGAGGATCTCGTGCACTGCCTGCACGCGATGGGCGTGGAGACGAGCATCGACCTCGACCGTCTGATCGCGGCGTCGCGGCGCGTGCAGGACATCGTCGGCCGCGTCCTGCCCGGTCAGATCGTCAAGGCCGGCCCGTGGCAGCGCCGCTACCCGGTCCCCGACGTCGTCGCCTCCCGCCGCCCCCGCTCCGAGTGACCCGGATGGCGCCTCGGATGCTCGCGCTGATGGACCGGCGCCGACGCCCCGAGCGTCAGCCGGCTCGGGCCAGCGGGCGCGGGGCCGGGCCGACGTACTCCGCCCGCGGCCGGATGAGTCGGTTGTCGGCGAACTGCTCCAGCGCGTGGGCGCACCAGCCGGCCACGCGGCCTGCCGCGAAGACCGAAGTACAGAAGTCGGGCGGGAGCTCGAGCGCGTCGTAGACCACCGCCGAGAAGAAGTCCACGTTCACCGGCAACGCCGTGCGCGCGCGCATGGCCTGGTACACGCCCTCGGCGACCTCGAAGAGCCGCGCCCGGCCCGTCGCCGCCGCCATGGCCTGCGCCATCGAGCGCAGCACGCGGGCCCGCGCGTCGTCGACGCGGTACACGCGGTGACCGAACCCGGGGATGCGGGCGCGGGGGTCGCTGCGCTCGCGCCGGCCCAGCGCCGCGTGAGCGCCGAGCCGGGTGGCGACGAACGCCTCGGCCCGGCCGGGATCGCCGATGTCGCGCAGCATGGCCAGGACGTCCTCGTTGGCGCCGCCGTGGCGAGGGCCCTTGAGCGTGGCCACCGCCGCCGTCACGGCCGCGTGGAGGTCGGCCAGGGTGGCGACGGCCACGCGCAGGGCGAACGTGGAGGCGTTGAACTCGTGGTCGGCGTGCAAGGTGAGCACGACGTCGATCACCCGCTCGACCTCGGGCGACGGCCATTCCCCGCGCAGCAGATAGAGGAAGTGGGCGGCGTGGGAGCCTTCGCGCCGGGCCGGGACGATCTCGCGCCCGGCCCGGATCCGCTGCCAGGCGGCCACCGTCTCCGGCACCAGGTTCATGAGCCGGACCGCCTTTCTCAGGTTGGCCTCGGAGTCGCCGGCCCGCGCGTCCGGATCCACGCTGGCCGCCAGGGAAACCGCCGTCCGCAGAGCGTCGAGCGGATGGGTATCCCGGGGCAGCGAGCGCAGCAGATCGGCCACCGCAGCGGGTAGCCCGCGCGCGGCGGCCAGGCGCTGCCGGAACTCGGTGGCCGGCGTCGTGAGCTCGCCGAGCCACAGGAGCGCGGTGACGTCCTCGAAGGGCACGGCCCCGGCCAGCTCGCCGATCTCGTACCCGCGGTAGTAGAGCCGCCCGGCTGCGCCGTCCACCTGACAGATGGCCGAGCGCGCAGCGATCACGTCCTCCAGACCCGTCTTCCACTCTGCCGCCATCGTCGTCCCTC containing:
- a CDS encoding DNA starvation/stationary phase protection protein, which encodes MNVNIGIPNDKRDAVVTVLNAVLADEYVLYTKTRNYHWNVVGPQFNDLHKFFEAQYEELNDIVDEVAERATSLGGKAVGTLAEFVKTTRLRERPGEYPDARGMLGDLLADHETVIRQLRADLVAVMDKHGDAGTNDFLTGLMEKHEKMAWMLRAFVAK
- a CDS encoding hydroxymethylglutaryl-CoA lyase yields the protein MKLPARVVICEVGPRDGFQIEPDWIPTEHKVEAVDLLSAAGLPRIEVTSFVHPKVVPQLRDAEAVMAAIRRRPGTRYAALVPNDKGAVRAIDAGVDELHTVVSASESHNLANVNMTIAESLAKLEAVMQVARRAGVPVGCGISTSFGCPFEGEVPLARLEGIVRRLVDLGARAIALADTTGMANPRQVQRTLERLMPRFAGIEWVLHTHDTRAMAIANILAAMECGVTAFDASIGGLGGCPFAPGASGNVCTEDLVHCLHAMGVETSIDLDRLIAASRRVQDIVGRVLPGQIVKAGPWQRRYPVPDVVASRRPRSE
- a CDS encoding citrate/2-methylcitrate synthase is translated as MAAEWKTGLEDVIAARSAICQVDGAAGRLYYRGYEIGELAGAVPFEDVTALLWLGELTTPATEFRQRLAAARGLPAAVADLLRSLPRDTHPLDALRTAVSLAASVDPDARAGDSEANLRKAVRLMNLVPETVAAWQRIRAGREIVPARREGSHAAHFLYLLRGEWPSPEVERVIDVVLTLHADHEFNASTFALRVAVATLADLHAAVTAAVATLKGPRHGGANEDVLAMLRDIGDPGRAEAFVATRLGAHAALGRRERSDPRARIPGFGHRVYRVDDARARVLRSMAQAMAAATGRARLFEVAEGVYQAMRARTALPVNVDFFSAVVYDALELPPDFCTSVFAAGRVAGWCAHALEQFADNRLIRPRAEYVGPAPRPLARAG